The Malassezia vespertilionis chromosome 2, complete sequence genomic sequence GCCCCATGGAGTGCTGTGTGTCCTTCCGCGCACAGACCGCGCGGCCTCAGCTCGCGCGATTTTCCCACCGCCGCTGAAGTCGTTGAAGCCGACCGCAAAGCAGGCGAACGTGCGGCAGAGGAGCTTTCCAAGGAAaaggagcgcgccgcggaggAGCACACGCGCCACGAGGTAATGGAAAAAGAGCTCGAGAGGTTCCGCGGGGCCAACTTGCATACCTCTAGCCACTGggacgagctcgaggaggaCTTTGAGTCGTCCATGGACGATGTCGTGGAGTTTGGCGATGGGACGCAGTACAAATTGTCTACAGAGCCTGCAGAGTCGAAACCGGCGGCGGAGCCTCCAGCGTCGAAACCGATCGCGAAACCTGGCAACGCATGggccgctcgcgccgcagagGCACCGGCGCGGTATACGCCAGGTGctttgcatgcacgcgcacatgcTCTACCAccacaagcagcgccactgccaacgccagcgccagcaccCACCGCGTGGGGACCGATCGCACAGCGCCACTCTACGCTCAGCGGCAAGCCACCGCTTAAAcctgctgcagcaccagccgcagcaccagccgcagccgcagtgccagcgccagcaccCGCTCCTTCTCCTCCTCTGCCGATATCCGCCGAGCAGCAACACACCGAGATGCTTAccgccgccgagcgtgcACGTCGGCGCCGAGAAGAAGatgagcgcgcgcgcgaggcagaacgcgagcgtgcgcgacaGCGTGCCCTAGAAATAGAGACGCGCATGAAAgagcagcaggcgcgcgagcaggaaGCGCGCATGCAAGCAGAgaagcttgcgcaagaagcacggcgacgcgagcgcgaagcaaAAGAGCAAGAAGCActtgagcgccgcaggaagaacgaggccgagcgcgagcagctccacaaagaagcgcgtgcgcgcctcgccaaggaggacgcggcaaaagcacgcgcgcagcgccgtgcagacgaggccgaggcaAAAGAggcgaagcggcgcgcggcgaaagAGCGCAAAGCAACGCAAGAGCCGAGTacttcgcgcggcgagctcgagccTGAAGAAAATTCGCCTGTGTGGCGGCAGTACGCCGTACGGATCGTGCACCAGACACGCACACCGCAGAATGCGTcgtacgctgcgctccataatattgcgccgcgcagtgcgtcggTGTTTGCACGCGACGAAATCGTCGTGCCAAAAGAGGCAGTGCGTGTATGCCTTGgaaacgcgccgcttgtgctgcgcaagcgcccaATCTcacacgcggcgccgctgcaagaggcgcacTGGCTACAGGTGCTTGTGGGAAGCGCAGATCGAGATCCCACGCGCGACTTgtttgcgcagcaggacGTGCGTGTTCATCTTCCACGCGCCAAGCCCATCCGTGTTCATCTCGCCCCGTCTTCGTGGCGAAAGCCGGCGCCAAAGATGGACGCATTTACACAGGGTCTCTTTGCACGTCCCCATACACAAGCGCCACGCGCGGTGCTTCCCAGCCAGACATGGGCCGTGCCGCTTGCGATTCCCGCTTTGGAGCACGCCCCGCTTGTCGATCCTTCTCTCCAGCGCGTATGGTCTGCACCCACCGCTGCGTCGCCCGCAAAAAACTCGCTCAGGGATATTGCAGACGAACCGCTGCTCTTGCCGGATTTCGTCGGAGGCGAAGGAGAAGATCGTGCACGGCTCGACGCCTTTGCGTCGCCGTTCAAGccgggcgctgcgtctcCCACTGGGTCGCTGAGCGCGCTTAGcgaaaaagaagcgcatgcTTCGCTCTACACGATCCCGCCGGACTACTCCGAGTTTATCCTGTCGGATGCTTGGTGATACCATAGATCTATCGCTACATTCTTGTACGAGCAAAATTCGACGCTGGGCCTAGCCCCGGCGCATACGTATTCCTTACtctggcgccgctgccgcgcgaTCCGCCATGCATCTTGGCACTTGGCCTTTCTCCCCGCTTGCTTCTTCCAGTAAGGTGGGCATATTCGCCGCCAGGCATGAATGCGGGATCGTGCAGGCCTAGGGGGTCGTCGTCGTGGTCACGcttccgcgccgctcgtttctgcagcacgcgcggctgtACATCCAGTGCGGTAGGACGAATATCGGACGCGCGAAGGCCCAGTTTGCGCTTCTTGAaactgcgctgcttggcattGGGCAGAGCACGGCGGGGGTCAAGTGCTGTGTGCTCAAGGGGCGCATCGGCGACGTCGTGCTCTGCTGCTATGCCCAGGGCGCGCACAATCGTCTTGCCGCTGTTAATGCGCACGAGCGGCTGGCCGTCAacgccgagcgcgtgctttttcggcggggcgcgccgctgttgCTCCaccacagcgcgcgctgcagcatcgccgctTTTTGCAAACGCAGCTGCAAAGAGAGCAGGATCGAGTTGCTGCTGCTCtacaggcgcaggcgttGGCAGCGGCTCCTCTACCTCGgtcgctgcttgcgctg encodes the following:
- a CDS encoding uncharacterized protein (EggNog:ENOG503P412), which codes for MSEQEKVDSNIAHEHDIGSEHDVHADSVPRVHPKKFSSLNINQRFLQSANAGNASHSTAKQAPPPSAPVQPTRLNTASRPLWSGAGTESVQELREQTTSPAWGSSRLVTAILRGPNAPAQTDARTKAHTRTESHDGTTKAPWSAVCPSAHRPRGLSSRDFPTAAEVVEADRKAGERAAEELSKEKERAAEEHTRHEVMEKELERFRGANLHTSSHWDELEEDFESSMDDVVEFGDGTQYKLSTEPAESKPAAEPPASKPIAKPGNAWAARAAEAPARYTPGALHARAHALPPQAAPLPTPAPAPTAWGPIAQRHSTLSGKPPLKPAAAPAAAPAAAAVPAPAPAPSPPLPISAEQQHTEMLTAAERARRRREEDERAREAERERARQRALEIETRMKEQQAREQEARMQAEKLAQEARRREREAKEQEALERRRKNEAEREQLHKEARARLAKEDAAKARAQRRADEAEAKEAKRRAAKERKATQEPSTSRGELEPEENSPVWRQYAVRIVHQTRTPQNASYAALHNIAPRSASVFARDEIVVPKEAVRVCLGNAPLVLRKRPISHAAPLQEAHWLQVLVGSADRDPTRDLFAQQDVRVHLPRAKPIRVHLAPSSWRKPAPKMDAFTQGLFARPHTQAPRAVLPSQTWAVPLAIPALEHAPLVDPSLQRVWSAPTAASPAKNSLRDIADEPLLLPDFVGGEGEDRARLDAFASPFKPGAASPTGSLSALSEKEAHASLYTIPPDYSEFILSDAW
- a CDS encoding uncharacterized protein (EggNog:ENOG503PKN0), whose protein sequence is MASVRGARKAPAAQNPATFDNDSDRNETEVVEDDIAHATADTEDESSGSEVEEVPIAATRQQAKQRSTAAQRRQQQDHATRRARQRNPTSSHTSRRARRAAQAATEVEEPLPTPAPVEQQQLDPALFAAAFAKSGDAAARAVVEQQRRAPPKKHALGVDGQPLVRINSGKTIVRALGIAAEHDVADAPLEHTALDPRRALPNAKQRSFKKRKLGLRASDIRPTALDVQPRVLQKRAARKRDHDDDPLGLHDPAFMPGGEYAHLTGRSKRGERPSAKMHGGSRGSGARVRNTYAPGLGPASNFARTRM